From the genome of Alphaproteobacteria bacterium CG11_big_fil_rev_8_21_14_0_20_39_49:
CGTAACAATTTAATTTCTTTATAGCTTTGTAATCGGAACGCCTATTTCTCAGACCCAATACAACCTGAACGCCAGATCATACCAATAAAAAATCCCTTGGCTCTGGGCAGTATTATGGCCATCAGCACCAAGATATATGTAATAGTTACCGTCATCACCTTCCAGTCTGGCCAATTCTCTTTTGATAAGACAAAGAACAAGAGTGGCGCAAGTAGATGCGCCACTATCAATATAGTCAGCCATGCAGGACCATCATCGGCTCTAATATGCCCAAAAGACTCTTTGCAGTAAGAACATTTTTCAACCTGGGTTAAGTAGCTTACGAATAAACGTCCTTTACCACAGTTTGGGCACCTGCCAGAGATGCCGCGCTTCACAACCGTCCAGAATGATTGTTGTTTATTTTGTGTCATCACTACTAACATTATCTGGGGTCCATGCCACGTTATGCTTGGATAAAAAATCACGAATCATTTGGCGTATTGCCTGAGAAGGAGTTGTATCCAACCGTGAACATAATTCCTCAAACGCCTTCTTCTTATTGGGATCAATCAGAANNNNNNNNNNNNNNNNNNNNNATCCATTGCGTTCCTCTAAAGTTTATTGTTATTGTCAGTGAATTATAAAATAATTAGAAGATAATTGCAATTAAATTATAATTTGATTATAATCTATAGGGTGCTTTTTTGAGCCCTAAACTATTAAAATATATTGGAAAAACTACAAATGATTAGAATATGCGTATTAATTGCAGCTACAAATGGCCTTATTTCTATGGTCATGGGAGCCTTTGGTGCTCATATGTTAAAATTATCAGTTACACCAAGCCAATATGATTTCTTTACTTCGGCATCAAATTATCAACTATGGTATAGTGTTTGTACCGTAGCAATATTCGGTCTTATCAGAACAAACATCTCGCCATCCGTTGAAAATTTTCTGAAGTCAACATGCTGGTTATTCCAAGTCGGAATAATTTTATTTTCAGGCGGTATATACATATCAATACTTACGGATATTAAATTACTCTCTTTTGTCATACCTACAGGAGGCGTAGCGTTAATGCTCGGTTGGATAGTATTTATATTGGCGACATTGCGAAAAAGCGAAAGAGCAAGCAAATGAAGCACGCATCATGAAGAAGCCGCTTAATCGTCACCAAAAACTCCTTGCCGGTAAGCGCAGGAATATTGAGTCAAACAAATCGTTAGGACGTCGTCTTGCCTTTGTTGCTGGTGCTATTAATGCTGGCGGTTTTCTGGTTGTTAACCAATATACATCCCATATGACAGGTGTTATTTCCATTGCGGCTGATAAATTTGCCGTTGGCCAGTGGCTTTCAGCAACCACGATGTTGATCTATATAGCCTGTTTTATTTTTGGAGCGACAACCACTGCACTGATTGTTATATGTGCAAGAACAAAACAACTACACTCCCGATACGCCCTCCCGCTTACGCTGGAAGCTATTTTGCTTTTGATATTTGGTGTAACAAATAGCAAGTATACGCCAAACCTGCATCTTGGTGCACCATACATCATTGCGCTTTTATGCTATCTGATGGGCCTGCAAAATGCTGTAATTACTAAAATATCAAGCACCAGAATCAGAACAACCCATATCACCGGCATGGTAACGGATATAAGTATTGAAGCAGGACGGATTCTATTTTCCTGTAGCAAGCACGGAAAACAACATGTAAATCCTGATAACGAGCAAATACTACTCCATATATCAATCATATCAATGTTTCTGCTGGGTGGAATCTGTGGTGCGTATGGATTTAATTATATAGGGTTTCTGACCGTCTTACCACTTGCCGGATATTTATTATTTATAGCCTATATGCCAATAAG
Proteins encoded in this window:
- a CDS encoding CopG family transcriptional regulator; this encodes LIDPNKKKAFEELCSRLDTTPSQAIRQMIRDFLSKHNVAWTPDNVSSDDTK